ttttttccccaatatgttacatttgcaggcaaatgtcatatttaatttgctccctgtagaggatgttaacttattttcacttgaaaatcaacaaaatatgtcatttagcCAGgtgtgttcagacttttgcataaaaATACAACTGTACATTCAGTAACACCTTAAATATCTGTAGCTCTTTTTAACAAAATTATTCTTACATCTATACCTCATAATCAATTAAATTAACTACATCCATCTCATTTACTTGTTAACCTGAAAGACAGCGAGAGTTAACCGTTCTAAACACATGAACCAGCTTGTCCTTACTGCACGGTTGCTTTACACTTTACCTCTGTAAAGCTGAAGCAAAAGCCACATCCTCATAAAACCAAGCAGAATACGGAAGATAATAGCTAATGGCATCGCTGATATTTATCTGCTTGACTTCATGTGACCAAAGGCCTTGGCAGCATACTGCAATTAGCATATAGCCATAAACATGCCATTATCAAGGTATGCCGCCTATAAAAGGTGGTAATAGTGAACATGTAGTACTTTGAGTTCAAATTTTAATTATTGTCTGTAAACTTTAAAAGTAATGCAATCAATGCAAAACAGCTGTACAATATGCTgcacaaatgaatgaaaaacacatttgactCTGATGAttgtgatttatatatatatatatatatatcgctccattttggtcatttttcagtttttatcataatttgaaaaggcctgtcgacctttacattgtatgtaattttcatgatgaacggacttaaagaaacagcccaaaatgacttatgaaaaattctggttccattgacttacattgaaagtaaagcatgtttttcccttctcctgcaaagttaccattttggaggatACCAGGTTTTCAACAGATAtatgtatatcactgctgtcggaacaaaaccttgtatcatttttcagtttttgatgtaatttgaaaatgcctgttgctctttacattgtgtaatggcccaaaattactttacaataattctggttccattgacttacatttaaagtaaagtaagttttttccttctcctgtaaagttatcattttgtattttggagatatgaggttttgtcccaacagcagcgagatatatatatacagatatatatatatacaatcttTTGTGGAAACAACTGTCACTGATCACAACTAGGCGTCAGGACACATCCTATCAATTTCTGCTTTGTTTATAGCTATAGCTGTTTTATCACTGGATAAAACATGATAGCTTTATGGAGCACTGTTTCATTTAAGGAAAAACAATGACTTCTGTTCTGAAAGAATCCCTTTTTTGATAGAACTGTAGCAGTACACAGGGCACATGGGTTCTCTAACTTTATTAAACACCATCTGGTGTATAGTTGGAAAATATCGTGACACCAATATCGCTCATATCTTGTTTTTCTTAACATGGAAAGAAATGCTTGAGACAGTTAGGCCTACCTCCATTTGAGAAGGCGTAGATCAAGTTGACAGCCACAGTGTTGACATAGACCTTCTTTGTGGTGTCATTCTACAAAAAAAGTATGCACAAATTACCACAAAACGCAcacagcactcacacacatgctgagTGTGAGTAAATGACTTGTGAATCAGAGGATGATTCATATTAGAAAGACACCATATGACATGTGACTAAGGCCTGTTCATGGAAGACATAGCACATCTATAAAGAATAACACTAATCttgcttgtgtgtgtggttttttttttaagaatgaaaGAAATCCTTAAAATTATTAGTACGTTTCTAGAACTAAATAGCAGATTACAGGCAGTTCTACGTGAGCGTATGCACAGTTATAGTATCTCTAGCCTCACTGTAATGTAGAGGGTGGGAGTGGTATTAAGAGGTTAATGCCATACACCATCTGCACTCTGCTGGTTTCTGGGAGGTTGCTTaggtgcatgagtgagagaatAAATAGTACTTTTATCGACCTACTTCCTCTTTAGGAGCCAAagttccttttttattttacagcatccATTAGAGTCTGatctacatttacagcgttCAATGTACAGTTCTACTGAAGACTCATGTTGTTCTACTCAACAGAATATTCAAGCATGTAATGCTATTATCACAAGGCCTAATTTAAGAACAGAACAGCTTCTGCGAAGAAATACTTCTACTTAGTTATATGTTATATGACACACACCATATACATACACCATTGTCAGCACATTATATCTGACACTATCATTCTGGATACATCAAATTCTGTATGTTCTTCTTTGCACATTAAtcctttataataataataataataataataataataacaacgataataataataataataataatcatcatattATCACCCCAACAATGTTCAAAATATCCTCTGCCTTACCTTGACAAAGCCCAAAGAGATACTTCCCTCCTTGAACTTCAGGTCAATATTAGATGTACTGGCATCACAGTTCCCGGCAACAGTGACACTGTTTGGCTGAACAATGAATAGACCTGTAGCctacaaaatttaaaaaaatataaagagtCAATAAAAAAGATGCACAATTAAAGATTAAAACTGTGTATTTACTTGGACATCATTTCATATTATGACTACATTTCCTAAACACACAACTTACTGCAGTAGGGATATTTTTGAGGGCTTTGACTAATTATACAAAACTAGAGCCTACAACACATTAGTTTTGACATtaaattcatttattgattAACTTGTTTCGTTAATGATTTACATTATTGTAAGTTGCAAATGTCATGGAGGTTTCAGCAGGTGTTTTGAAAGAACAGCACACATAATGACATGATAGTGTTATCTCTGCAAGCTGTTATCACCAGATCACCAGGGCACGCCAGCTCTTTACCTTAGAGTTGCTCACGTTGACCTGGATTGCTGCAAGGACCATAACACACAGCTTGCCTCCAGACTTGTAGGTGTAGTTACCCACGGTGAGGTTGGTCGGTGGCGTTGGTTGAGGTTTATGAGTGGTGGTGTGCGCAGAGTGAGGGGTTGTCAAGGTGGCAGTTGTATTTTGGACTGGGGCAGTGGTGGTAATGTTGACATAGGCAGTTGTTGCATTTGCAGGAACAGCAGTAGTGGTGGCATTGGTGTGAGCAGTTGTGTTGTGAAtagcagtggtggtgatgtgaaCTGTAGTCGCAGTGGTGGGAGCAGGGATTTTAGTTGAAGCAGCAGTGCTTCCAAACATAGCAGGGGGCACCACTGAAGCAGGAGGATTTTGTGCCAAAGTGAGCtctgaagaaaaacagagagagtcagTTAGAGTTTGCAAAgtgaaaatgcaaataaaacctCTACAGGTAAAAAATAGTAGTCATGTTTCATTAATGTGCATAGCTAAAAACTGGAAACATGGCCTTATTCAAACCTAACTAACTGTGtctttatatattacatttattgatGCTAACAAGGAATATATTTAggcttattatattatatatggaccattctactgaattagttcaaactgcagtattatagaaaaaaatgtattcagaccttagatatttacaaggattgcataatgatctatttaaacccaaatcAATCAAAAAGACAACGATAGACTAATATTTACAAAATCAGGATTTGCAAGGTTCTTTCAGTGGTGAGTCCCTTGCTATTTCGGTCCCAAATcttaacccctaaatttcaacttgtgaaaataatgcttacatttttaatgttgtttttttaaagatttagtTAAATTATtgccctgtccagggtgtatactgccTTCCACCCACTGACTGCTGGATAAGGTTTCAACTCCCccagtgacccagaaggataagcagcttagaaggtgtgtgtgtgtgtgtgtgtgtatgtgtgtgtgtgtgtgtgtgtgtgtgtgtgtgtgtgtgtgtgtgagtttgattcattttaaagttgaaagtatttgatttattttgagtttcatgtttaaattaaaaaatactgtccctcattttcatgtcactactgaaacccAAAGAGTTTTAATCCatgggtggagccttattttagccatacccctgcattttagcattttagagcaggaagtgagactgcatccccacatggtgagcagttagctcccattgttttgaagcaaaTGTGTTCCAATGTCTAAAATCAATGTGAAAACTTATAAGTTTTCTAGTAATTTGTCACTAGTGATACACACATTTTTGCAatgaaataaactttttttttgtttaaatgaaaaaaaactttattatgatttgatgtTTGTACAACTGTGCAAAGCCATGTTTGCTAGTCAGGCTAAAATTTGATGTTATGTTCAAAATGAGCtcaaattgtcactactgaaacaagaGCTACTGACACATTTAGTAAAGTCTCTGTTGTGCTGTTTTGGTGGTGACAAAAATAATCATTcacttgaataaaataaatagagtTAAGGTATAGGATCACTCAGAGCAAACGGATTTTTGTCTAAAAtacaagtcagttaaaagtctaaCCTGACTTTTTAACTTTGACTTTTAAATTTACACTACTACTACAAAATTTACAATATACACTACTGTGTAAAGGTCTGTAATCGCTGTTTCTATTAACATCGAATGAAAATGGTGAACGGTTTTGAGAGGATGTGtatgaaatgattttatagTGATGCTACTTCTACACAGTGGTGCGAAATGCTCAATTCTACAGAAGCATATTGAGTCAGAGAtgttcacactggtggtgatagtaaccagacATTTGAAGTATCGAATccctcttaaagctccctcacggacagttattacatgaaatggttacagatACCCCACCTGACGACTGACACATCGTTTTATGATAGCGTTGAGAAAACGTTTGGACCTATTTCTTTAATGAAATCGTGGTGGAGTGCTACATAAAGGGTGTTGTAAAGCAGAATATTACTCAAAGAAAACTCTTTGACTGGCCACcactttaccatcatcaacataataaataacatCTTTACATAATCTTTAGAATGACAAGTGATCCCAGCCTTTGAAAGCTAGTGTGGTTGACTTTATTGTTAGTATTTATAAGATGAACTGCAGGCTACACAAATACACTTAGCCTGTACAGGCCAGAAGGTCTTTTTTAAAACCTAGCACAAAAAGCTCCTGTCACGTGACTCTGATTTGGCTAGATAAAAATACTAAATGGAAAACATCTATTCACCTAATTGTCCATttcaacattacacacacataaatactcATATTTACATGTAAGATTTATACACACATTATGCGGATACATGATTAATTTCACGGACCGAAGCCTTTCAATATCGCAGCTCAATCACGTGAAAATGCTGCACGTGATCTGTAGGTAGAACGGGCCTGTGGTTCCTTAATGCAGACAAGCGCATTAAACCGATCTGCGCTTTTAGTGCTGGAAAACAGATACATACCCTCAGGTTAATGACCAATAAGGctattagtagtattatttttgatgttgttgtttctattaatattattgttaaatattattaatcTTAAATCCAGGACCCTGAAGCctttttttcatctctctctctctctctctctctctctctctctctctctctctctctctctctgtctctactggGGAAAAAACTTCAGTTTTCGTCAGACCCCCCTCTACCCTTCTCGGGAAACGGAAACTGATGCCATACTTTCTTGTAGCGCCTCGTTTCGAGAGGAATACTCgactttaaatgttttttaaagctgTATATACAGGTACAGCAATACAGTGTCAGCAGTTTTAGTATTTAAGGGTGTAAAAGTCCATCAGCCTATCTCAAACGCAGTCCCATTTGCCAGACAGTTCTGATTTCATacagattaaaaataataatctgaTGTAAGCTCGTCAGGCCCGACCGCTTTAGCCCACTAACTACAGCGTTCCCCCCTCTTTTGTTTTCAGTTCGCGCCAGAGAGTAAATGCGTGTTTACCTGAGCTCAGGATGAAGGCGGCCACCAACAAGCTAACAAAGCTAACGCCTGCCATCTCTGCCGTGATGTCCTGAATGTATTCAGTCTCCTCTGTGCAGCAACTCCTCGGTCTCTTTGAGGCTTGAGCAGAGATGATAGGTGTGAAGCTAAAGGCTGTCGCTAAAGGCTCTGCCTAACTGACAGAAACGAAACTAGTGAGAGTAAGGAAGTAAAGCCGGTCACATTACTGACAGGAATTGCCCAATCTGAGTGCAACTGCAGCACACTGACCTGACTTTACTGTATTAGTGGAATAACAGAAGACTGTCACGATTTTGGGGCAGAGGGTTAAAATAACAACGTTTAAAAAAAACGGTTGGCTCGTAGGAGACCGTCTTTTAGACTCAGTCTGAGATTTAACACTTTGGTTTTCGGAGGAGGcgacattttctttttctttggtttGTAGTTCTGTTTGTGTGAAGTAATGGACGAGCGcgtttttcttcatttaaacaGTCCAGTCTAGTCTTGACTGCCTTTAAGGCTCGTGTATCCAGTACCGTTCATATCCATATCTATATATTCATTATTAGACCACACTGCCAGCAGAGTACAGGGTACAGGGTACTGTCCAGGTAAATTTGAGTTCctcaaggggaattccaccaattttgtCCGAAATTTCCTACAGAATTAAAGGGTTGCGAGGTTAAAAGGTCATTGTGAGTGCTGTGATGTCAAATGCACTGTTCACTGAACCTACACCTGTCAGAAGTCAAgtgtaggctcactggtcattttggataatacgtaaaatgactatattggcactgtagacattgtgacccctggtttctatcaccaccactgtaaagaaacccgAGAAGGTACGTTTCTCTCAAACTAAGCAAGAGTTATGTAGAAATTCCAGTTTACATCTAAAAATTCCCTTTAGGCTCCTTGTTGGTTTTACAAAGGATTTAATATCCACGTGCTGCCTATACTGCTCATGCAAGGCAATCTTATtctacaaacaatgtaaacatccCCTCAAAAGGCACAGCATCATCCTCTTACCTATTGAGGGGAAAGAGAAGGTATGATTTTGTatcttaaatgagttttaagGGTACACTACATTCACTTTTCCAAGGGAAGGGTGCATAATTGTACCTGattacttaacttttaatgaaacacacacacacactcacatatacacacacacacacacacacacacacacacacacacacacacacatatatatatatatatatatatacactgctcaaaaaataaaaaataaagggaacaacactcaaataacacatcctagatctgaatgaatgaaatattctcattgaatactttgttctgtacaaagttgaatgtgctgacaacaaaatcacacaaaaatcttcaatggaaatcaaatttattaaccagtggaggcctggatttggagtcacacacaaaattaaagtgagccacaaaagtggctcaggtagtgcagctcatccaggatggcacatcattgcaagctgtggcaaggtttgctgtgtctgtcagcgtagtgtccagaggctagaggcgctaccaggagacaggccagtacaccaggagacgtggaagaggccgtaggagggcaacaacccagcagcaggaaagctacctctgcctttgtgcaaggaggaacaggaggagcgctgccagagccctgcaaaatgacctccagcaggccacaaatgtgcatgtgtctgcacaaacggttagaaaccgactccatgaggatggtatgagggcccgatgtccacagatgggggttgtgctcacagcccaacaccgtgcaggacacttggcatttgccagagaacaccaggatcggcaaattcgccactggcaccctgtgctcttcacagatgaaagcaggttcacactgagcacatgtgacagacgtgacagagtctggagacgccgtggagagcgatctgctgcatgcaacatccttcagcatgaccggtttggcagtgggtcagtaatggtgtggggtggcatttctttggagggccgtacagccctccatgtgctcaccagaggtagcctgactgccattaagtaccgagatgagatcctcagaccccttgtgagaccatatgctggtgcggttggccctgggttcctcctaatgcaggacaatgctagacctcatgtggctggagtgtgtcagcagttcctgcaagatgaaggcattgaagctatggaccggcccgcctgctccccagacctgaattcgtttgagcacatctgggacatcctgtctctctccatccaccaacgccacgttgcaccacagactgtccaggagttggtggatgctctagtccaggtctgggaggacatccctcaggagaccatgcgccacctcatcaggagcatgcccaggcattgtagggaggtcatacaggcacgtggaggccacacacaatactgagcctcattttgacttgttttaaggacattacatcaaagttggatcagcctgtcgtgtgtttttccactttaattttgtgtgtgactccaaatccaggcctccattggttaataaatttgatttccattgatgatttttgtgattttgttgtcagcacattcaactttgtacagaacaaagtattcaatgagaatatttcattcattcagatctaggatgtgttatttgagtgttccttttatttttttgagcagtgtatatttatgtgtgtgtgtgtgtttgtttcttaaTTTATTACACAAATTGTACATCAACAGATACCTAAATAACTAAACTGAAAGACAGCAACTCtgttgatgtaacatattttattaatgttcaaCAAACATCTTTGTTTTTCAACGAAAGGTCTGACTGACCATATGTAGCAGTACTGAAGCACATGGCAGGAAGCTGTTCGATGACTCCTTTTGTGAGACATTCATGTGACAAGAAACAGGAAAACCTGGTTACAAACCAGCATTGctggcacacacatacacacacacacacacacacacacacacacacacacacacacacacacacacacacacacacacacactttgaaaCACACAATTTGTCATTTGTCTGAAAAAAAGCTTTCCAAAAGTCAAATTCCACCAGCAAGCTAGTTGTTCAGTTACAGATGATAAGAGGAATGTAACTAATGATGTACTGCACCATCTGAAATTATTCGGTAGCTGAGGTCGCTAGTTTCAGCATAACCTCAGAATCTTGTGACCGATAGAGGAAACTGGGGTAGCAGAAGATGAAGGTTCTCACTGCTGACACAGAATCTTTACTGTTTCAGCCTCATTCTGTGGATTAACTTCTTCAGCAACTATGACTCATGTATAAAGTCTATTGTATTTATGTTACATTCTAGCATTTTTCTACCTAATCTCTTCCATCTACCATTAAAAAACATATCTGACCTACCAGATCTGTATTATACAGACTATAATTTAACTATGTTTCACTATACTTAATAACTTCTTATTcctaaaagaaacagaagacaTGTTAACTTGAAACACATTTGTTATAGAAACCAGTGAGTAGCTGCTGAATTCTGCCAGTAAACATTTATATGTACCACATACTTTGTGTATAGAATGCTTTCAAGAATTCTTCAGACAAAGCTATTCACAAATGAAGCTGGAAATATTCAGCACTAATTTATTCGGCAATGGGACTATTTTTTGCAGAGGGAAGAATATGTGGTAATATGTGTAGTGGTGTGAATGGAATTTTCTCAGGTTCTACCTCATGATAGATGCATAGATACCAGAAAACCTCAGAGAAAGCAAAAGTAACCGGAACTACTTTTTACTGTGGCACAACAGTGTTTGAGAGTTTGTTAAAACTTCATAGGATGTTCtctcatatacagtactgtgcaaaagttgtatCTAATTATCTAAGTTGCTgtcaaatatattaaaacaacaaaaacgtatctcaaaaatataaaaaaaagatcgAAATATTGTATATTTAAATTGATGTCTTGTGAGCTGGTTAATAGAACACAGGTTTGTTTCCAGGCACCTCCTGTCGCCTCCATCCAtcacacataaaatatatacttcttgtattattgttatttattatttgtatttattataataatagtgTTTcctaagcaaataaacacttagTGCCCAATTCAATGTCTTTTTAAATAGAATATTCTCAGGTGatcataacctttgcacagtactgtatatcttaTTCATGTTTGTAGTTTTGAATTTGTGGTATATAGACAgacttttaaatgtttcattgtgGAATTCAGCAACTGCACAGTTACTTTTTTTATAAGAGAGCTTCTGGTCAGTGGGTTTCTAAGTACAAGGACATGGGTACAAATGACTGTGTGTTGTAACTGATAATACGGTACAGATGTAGCAGACAGAGATTaagttgaaaaacactggaatgGTCCTTTACATGTCCTCTACATCTGCTTCAAACAGTCCTCTTATCTGACCCTATTCAACTCTggttcttcctcttcctcactgCTGCTCGACTCCCCAAACATTTGATCCTGGTGTTTGTCTCTGCTTGCTGTGGTGAGCCCCTGCTTGCTGAGAGTCATGGTGATGAGGGTGGGGGTGTCACTGAAACCCACAAGGAGACTGCTATTCTCATTGCTCAGTACAGACACGCACTGGATTCTGGAGTCCGGCGTGAAGACCGACAGAAGCGTCCCTGCATCCAGGTCCCACATGCTCACCTCATCTATTGGAATATTAATGGTTACTCACTTTGTCCATTCTTATACCAGGTATAGCTGTCTGAATAGCAGCCTTTCAGCTTATTTTTGCATAGGAGCACTGCAGCCCCActgctttatttacatgtttgcCACCACATCTTTTAAAATACTGCTAATGGAACACTGGCAAGGGCTTTTCAGTTAAATGTATTTGTACATTAAGCAGCATGtttgtaagatttttttgtttcatagaTGGAATTTTCCAGGTAAAAGAAATTGTGGTATATTGTTAGCAACTCCGTGGTATTGACAAAGTCAGTTTCCTGTCATAACAGACATGGATAAGAAAAGCGAAAGTAACTTGAAGTTACTTTCGCGAAAGAACTGCTTTGGTAAAGACAGGTAATCATGTTTGTTCCATCTTAAAGGGTAATTTTAaattctctgcataattaaatgactcctcgcaaccctgacggagaggcggcttagaaaatggatggatggatggatgttagcAACTCCGTGGTATTGACAAAGTCAGTTTCCTGTCATAACAGACATGGATAAGAAAAGCGAAAGTAACTTGAAGTTACTTTCTCGAAAGAACTGCTTTGGTAAAGACAGGTCATCATGTTTGTTCCATCTTAAAGGGTAATTTAAaattctctgcataattaaatgactccccgcaaccctgacggagaggcggcttagaaaatggatggatggaattaaaTGACTAagaggtaaacaaagtcattcagagtggtttgatgtgaaatgctccattctagagagaAACTTGCCAGATCATGCCTGATTCATTCACCACTaaaagtttaatgcctctaaaaggttattacatgaaattattatgaatacactgcatggtgatagttttgagataagacATTGGCCTAAATGTGCCGAAAGGCAAAATggtacacagagaaaaaaattttattttatcactATAAATAGTAAAAGGAGTCCTGCTTGAATTCTGTATCCCAAAAAATAGAACGACaacctaatgtgtggccatgactttgatgggaacaagataattaagttgtagccatgacttagtgagacatgggaacgagatcatgccttattaagctctGTCCAAGGCTAAATTATCTTGTTCCTATGCCTTAcaaagttgtggccatgcattagaatATTGTTCCCACACCAAACcaaagttgtggccatgtgttattattatttatatggtatgtcaccagcagggctccgtaacATTACAAAAAACTCAATgcaatagtaaataaaatgtctatatttggaaTGAAGACATCATggcccctggtttctatcatcaGCACTGCAAAGAAAATAcaagttggtaagtttctctaaaatgaaccaCTGTagatcaaaccaccctgaatgactctacatctcaatgactgaattatgcagattattattttttaacttcACAGTTCTCCTATTGTTAGATCTCCTAATATAGATCCAAATTCACAGTACATAGTCAagtattttaaatgttcaaattcATTAATTTCCATTCCAATTCCAATTCCAATACTTTAATGTGTCTCCCTGTacataaaagaacagaaaacgcTGTGACTTCAaattcacttttcttttcttaattgTGGGGAGATGTGTTGAAATTACTGTCTATTATAATTCAGCTACGATACGAATGCAGCAGATAGAGgttaggttgaaaaacactggtGTATTCATTTGATATTTTTCTCGCTTATCTAGAATCAGCTTCTGCATAAACAAATATCTACCTTAGAGTCCAAAGTACAGAGACATATAAACGTGTAAGCCTACTGCGACTCAAACAGATTTCAAAGGCCTGATTTCACTCCAACACAGGTGTGTCCTGATAATACCTGCTAGCAGAATGGCTTTGGATCCTCTGTCAGTGAGATACAGCTGGCTGGACACATCGAGCTTCAGGTCTCCATATCCAGAGATGGTTTTGTGCTTTCTCCTAAAAGGCTCCCACACCTTTAATCTGCGGGATAACAAATCAATGAGATAAACCAACAGCCCACAGATTTAGAATGACAGATAGGTGTGGTATTTTACTATGCATtcaactgtctgtctgttttgaaGGTCTGTGGAGTCACAAATTACTGtatatttgtgatgtcataaatcACAAGTGTAATGTCACCATTCATGCTGTAGGAGGCAATAAAGAGTAACAGAAATCTCACATACTGTGCTGTCATAGCTCTGGGGGTCTTTCTGTAGTGTGATACTAAGGGGGAGGTGATATGTTTAGTCTAAACACTGAGGAAAACTGCAGTTTTCACATACTTGTTACATTTTGCAATGCCAAAGGCAATTCTGCTGGCATCACTGGTGATGGCCACACAACAAATTCCAGGCTGATTTTTCAATCTCTTTTGTATCTGGAACAGCAAAATCACGTGCAAACGTtagaaaataacatttatttatttaatatttacatttacaaattactcattttaaaaatagcacaGAAAACTATGCAGACGCCTCCGaagtaaatgtatatattttttcagtattgagtctgtccaccctttgcctttattacagtctTTAATACCGCATATTACGTTTTTTGagagactttcagtttttcaaagaaatatgcagggatatttttccacacctttacATTTCACTCTTGGAAGTTGGCTCCATTTTCTGCATCTCACAATAAATAATCcctaaaaacattcagtgatgttgagttctGGACTCTGGTGCAGTCAGTCCAATTCTGGTCAGTCCAATGTTCTAAGAACACCAGtggcttctttgttttttgcccATTTGTTTATTCTGTAACAGCTTTTTACAGCTACACAATCTTTTAGACTGCTAGCattctcacagtggatggacacagacacctgtggattttcCCCTTGCTCTCatagatgaaagctttaaatactgtttatctgatgatgaca
This window of the Pygocentrus nattereri isolate fPygNat1 chromosome 2, fPygNat1.pri, whole genome shotgun sequence genome carries:
- the si:ch211-212k18.7 gene encoding macrosialin, encoding MAGVSFVSLLVAAFILSSELTLAQNPPASVVPPAMFGSTAASTKIPAPTTATTVHITTTAIHNTTAHTNATTTAVPANATTAYVNITTTAPVQNTTATLTTPHSAHTTTHKPQPTPPTNLTVGNYTYKSGGKLCVMVLAAIQVNVSNSKATGLFIVQPNSVTVAGNCDASTSNIDLKFKEGSISLGFVKNDTTKKVYVNTVAVNLIYAFSNGGLYNISKTNTSLQLFSMEVGHSYSCKSEPVFLGDGINLDFSKQKIQAFNFINNQFGPVDLCKADQPNYKVAIAVGVVLIILIVIVVIAYLISRRKRTDGYQTL